Proteins encoded by one window of Ralstonia sp. RRA:
- the pcaD gene encoding 3-oxoadipate enol-lactonase, which yields MESHNTLSFITAGDGVRLAYRFDGSVDKPVLLLSNSIGTDLHMWDVTVPQLAEHFHVLRYDARGHGASDAPTGLYSLDRLGRDVVELLDALGLQRVHMLGLSLGGIVAQWLAIHVPERIDRLVLSNTAAHIGPVQYFDNAIAELQRAPDMQETAETFLRNWFPAHMLEANDPAVAPFRRALLATPREGIIGGWTAVRDSDLRRTIALISHPTLVIAGRHDTVTSARHGEEIAAAIPGAQLRMLDTVHLANVEAPDAFIGLVLDFLAVHATA from the coding sequence ATGGAATCTCACAACACCCTTTCGTTCATCACCGCCGGCGACGGCGTACGTCTGGCCTATCGTTTTGACGGTTCGGTCGACAAGCCTGTCCTGCTGCTATCCAACTCCATCGGCACCGATCTGCATATGTGGGACGTGACGGTGCCACAGCTTGCCGAGCACTTCCACGTGCTGCGTTATGACGCGCGTGGCCACGGTGCGTCCGACGCGCCCACCGGGCTGTACTCGCTCGATCGACTGGGGCGCGATGTGGTGGAGCTGCTCGACGCACTCGGCCTGCAGCGCGTGCACATGCTGGGGCTTTCGCTGGGGGGCATCGTGGCGCAATGGTTGGCCATCCATGTGCCGGAGCGCATTGACCGCCTGGTGCTGTCGAACACCGCTGCCCACATCGGCCCGGTGCAGTACTTTGACAACGCCATTGCGGAGCTGCAGCGTGCCCCCGACATGCAAGAGACGGCCGAGACCTTCCTGCGCAACTGGTTTCCGGCACACATGCTGGAGGCAAATGACCCGGCGGTCGCACCGTTCCGCCGCGCGCTGCTGGCAACGCCGCGCGAGGGCATCATCGGCGGCTGGACTGCCGTGCGGGATTCAGACCTGCGTCGCACCATCGCGCTCATCTCGCATCCCACGCTGGTCATTGCGGGCCGGCACGATACGGTGACGTCTGCACGCCACGGCGAGGAGATCGCCGCCGCCATTCCGGGCGCACAACTGCGCATGCTGGACACCGTGCACCTTGCCAACGTGGAGGCGCCGGACGCGTTTATCGGGCTGGTGCTGGATTTCCTGGCCGTGCACGCGACGGCATAA
- the paaD gene encoding 1,2-phenylacetyl-CoA epoxidase subunit PaaD, whose product MVVEPVASADVVTRLARARAALDAVTDPEIPVVTIAELGILRDVQIDGSGTVVATITPTYSGCPAMDQIADDVSRALQTADVGAYRVCTVLSPAWTTDWITPEGHRKLRDFGIAPPAHVVTVGNARPIRLMRPAQGEHIACPQCGSHDTVLISAFGSTACKALYRCRACREPFDYFKPY is encoded by the coding sequence GTGGTAGTCGAGCCCGTTGCTTCCGCCGATGTGGTCACACGGCTTGCACGCGCCCGAGCCGCGCTGGACGCCGTGACCGACCCGGAGATCCCCGTCGTCACGATTGCTGAACTGGGCATCCTGCGCGACGTGCAGATCGACGGCAGTGGCACCGTGGTGGCAACCATCACGCCCACCTATTCCGGCTGCCCGGCGATGGACCAGATTGCCGACGACGTGAGCCGCGCGCTGCAGACGGCGGATGTGGGTGCATATCGTGTGTGCACCGTGCTCTCGCCAGCGTGGACGACCGATTGGATCACGCCCGAAGGGCACCGCAAGCTGCGTGACTTCGGTATTGCACCGCCGGCCCACGTGGTGACGGTGGGCAACGCGCGCCCGATTCGCCTGATGCGCCCGGCGCAGGGCGAGCACATCGCCTGCCCGCAATGCGGCTCGCACGACACGGTGCTCATCTCCGCCTTCGGTTCGACCGCGTGCAAGGCGCTGTACCGTTGCCGTGCATGCCGTGAGCCGTTCGACTACTTCAAGCCCTACTGA
- the paaE gene encoding 1,2-phenylacetyl-CoA epoxidase subunit PaaE translates to MTPQFHPLRVAEVRGETADTISVRFDVPDDLRDAYRFKQGQFLTLRMPVPETGQSDVRRSYSICCSVQDYDAHGELRVAVKRVDAGVFSNHLHDRIRVGQSLDVLPPDGRFYVPLAAESARHYVAFAAGSGITPILSLIKTTLAAEPHSRFTLVYGNRSIDSIIFGEALEDLKDRYLDRFALYHVLSRQAQEIALFNGRLDGAKAHAFLDALIPPGDIDAAFICGPSTMIDAVEAALLERGVPRERVHAERFGVPVGDASTESAKARKRAAVAGDVALTVVLDGKSHDVPMAGDAKVLDSALHAGLDLPYACKGGVCCTCRAKVLEGRVEMEKNFTLEDWEIQQGFVLTCQARPLTQRVVVSYDER, encoded by the coding sequence ATGACCCCGCAATTTCACCCGCTGCGTGTTGCCGAAGTGCGTGGCGAGACGGCCGATACGATTTCCGTGCGCTTCGATGTGCCGGACGACCTGCGCGATGCCTATCGCTTCAAGCAGGGCCAGTTCCTGACGCTGCGCATGCCGGTGCCCGAGACAGGGCAGAGCGATGTGCGGCGCTCGTATTCCATCTGTTGTTCCGTGCAGGACTACGACGCGCATGGCGAGTTGCGCGTGGCCGTCAAGCGTGTGGATGCCGGCGTGTTCTCCAACCACCTGCACGACCGCATTCGCGTGGGGCAATCGCTCGATGTGTTGCCGCCGGACGGTCGCTTTTATGTGCCGCTGGCCGCTGAGAGTGCGCGCCACTACGTCGCCTTTGCTGCCGGCAGCGGCATCACGCCGATCCTCTCGCTCATCAAGACCACGCTGGCTGCGGAGCCGCACAGCCGCTTCACGCTGGTCTACGGCAACCGCAGCATCGACAGCATCATCTTTGGCGAGGCGCTGGAAGACCTGAAGGACCGCTATCTCGATCGGTTTGCGCTGTATCACGTGCTGTCGCGTCAGGCGCAGGAGATTGCGCTGTTCAACGGGCGGCTGGATGGTGCGAAGGCGCATGCCTTTCTGGATGCGCTGATCCCCCCGGGCGATATCGACGCAGCCTTCATCTGTGGGCCATCCACGATGATCGATGCCGTGGAAGCTGCGCTATTGGAGCGAGGCGTGCCGCGTGAGCGCGTGCATGCCGAGCGCTTTGGCGTGCCGGTGGGCGACGCCTCGACTGAATCGGCCAAAGCGCGCAAGCGTGCGGCTGTGGCTGGCGATGTGGCGTTGACGGTGGTGCTCGACGGCAAGTCGCACGACGTGCCGATGGCGGGAGATGCCAAGGTGCTCGACAGCGCGCTGCATGCTGGGCTGGACTTGCCCTATGCGTGCAAGGGCGGCGTGTGCTGCACGTGCCGCGCCAAGGTGCTGGAGGGGCGCGTGGAGATGGAGAAGAACTTCACGCTGGAAGACTGGGAGATCCAGCAAGGCTTTGTGCTGACGTGTCAGGCGCGGCCGCTCACGCAGCGTGTTGTCGTGAGCTATGACGAGCGCTGA
- the metC gene encoding cystathionine beta-lyase — protein sequence MTRTFTRASHNVPEALATRIIHAGSPPFVDGAAPVNVPVERTSTVRHASTAALHDVHARRKAGENIASYGRHGSQTHRALEDALLALEGGVRAFLVPSGLSAIALTFLALLSPGDHVIVTDSIYAPVRRLDAVLLQRLGIEVSYVEPNDGRLEAAIRPHTRLIFTESPGSLLYEIYDLEAIARVARRHDIVLATDNTWASGILFRPLDAGADVSVLAATKYVAGHSDVMLGAVIARTEAVAARIAAAHDVLGLTIGADDAYLALRGVRTLPVRMAQHQRNATRVAQWLQAQPGVGQVFYPALPDDPGHALWKRDFSGANGLVSFVLKDADQYAAERVVDALRLFAIGASWGGYESLVTVVAPERLSDHAQWNRSGAVLRLHVGLEDADDLIADLEQALQHAPVAELHAIGG from the coding sequence ATGACCCGCACATTCACCCGCGCATCCCACAACGTGCCCGAAGCGCTTGCCACACGCATCATCCACGCAGGCAGCCCACCGTTTGTTGACGGAGCCGCGCCCGTCAATGTGCCCGTTGAACGCACCAGCACCGTGCGCCATGCCAGCACGGCTGCCCTGCACGACGTGCATGCGCGCCGCAAGGCCGGCGAGAACATCGCCAGCTACGGCCGCCATGGTTCGCAAACGCACCGCGCGCTGGAAGATGCGCTGCTGGCGCTGGAGGGCGGCGTGCGGGCGTTCCTTGTGCCGTCGGGCCTGTCGGCCATCGCGCTGACGTTTCTGGCGCTGCTTTCGCCCGGTGACCACGTGATCGTGACCGACAGCATCTACGCACCCGTGCGAAGGCTGGATGCCGTGCTGCTGCAGCGATTGGGGATCGAGGTGTCGTATGTCGAGCCCAACGATGGGCGCCTGGAAGCCGCCATTCGACCGCACACGCGGTTGATCTTTACCGAGTCGCCCGGGTCGCTGCTGTACGAGATCTATGACCTTGAGGCCATTGCCCGTGTCGCGCGGCGCCACGATATCGTGCTGGCAACGGACAACACCTGGGCCTCCGGCATCCTGTTCCGTCCGCTTGATGCGGGGGCCGATGTCTCGGTGCTGGCCGCCACCAAGTACGTGGCCGGGCATTCCGACGTGATGCTGGGTGCCGTGATTGCGCGCACCGAGGCCGTGGCCGCCCGCATTGCCGCCGCCCACGATGTGCTGGGTCTGACCATTGGCGCGGATGATGCCTACCTGGCCTTGCGTGGCGTGCGCACCCTACCCGTGCGGATGGCGCAGCACCAGCGCAACGCAACGCGCGTCGCGCAATGGTTGCAGGCGCAGCCGGGCGTGGGGCAGGTGTTCTATCCGGCATTGCCGGACGACCCCGGCCACGCGCTGTGGAAGCGCGACTTCTCGGGCGCCAACGGGCTGGTTTCCTTCGTACTCAAGGACGCAGATCAGTATGCTGCGGAGCGTGTTGTTGATGCCTTGCGGCTCTTCGCCATCGGCGCCTCGTGGGGTGGCTATGAAAGCCTTGTCACGGTGGTTGCGCCCGAGCGTTTGTCAGACCATGCGCAATGGAACCGCAGCGGCGCCGTGTTACGCCTGCACGTTGGCCTGGAAGATGCCGACGACCTGATTGCCGATCTGGAGCAGGCGCTGCAGCACGCCCCCGTGGCAGAGCTGCACGCCATCGGCGGGTAG
- a CDS encoding LysR family transcriptional regulator, whose product MSNFTLHELQCFDAVVAGGSFQAAADRLHRSHPSVFAAVAKLEEQLGLSLLDRSGYRVQLTDAGQSFHRKVQSLLRESEELRTHARQLAMGEEAELRVVLGDLCPLQPVLALLSQFFGQCPQTRLQLQFEAVTGPWERLLEDEADLIVHRVPKGDVRMEWIDLGKIAMVPVVAPGFLPFAPTSGLTPQQMQRFMQCVINDSARQPSPQAHYVVEGAPQCFVPDQLMKKELIVHGMAWGHLPRFMIEAELREGRLLSIAGKHFPGMIQDLVVARRRDRPYGPVANRLWDFLAQQAPVLKPVLGRMPRQAAAGAARKTT is encoded by the coding sequence ATGTCGAACTTCACGCTCCATGAGCTGCAGTGCTTCGATGCGGTTGTGGCAGGGGGGAGCTTTCAGGCGGCGGCTGACCGGCTGCACCGATCGCACCCCTCGGTGTTTGCTGCGGTGGCCAAGCTGGAGGAGCAACTGGGCTTGAGCCTGCTGGACCGCAGTGGCTACCGGGTGCAGCTGACGGACGCTGGCCAGTCCTTCCATCGCAAGGTCCAATCGCTGCTGCGGGAGAGCGAGGAGCTGCGGACCCACGCCAGGCAACTGGCCATGGGGGAGGAAGCTGAGTTGCGCGTGGTGTTGGGCGATCTGTGTCCATTGCAGCCGGTGCTGGCGTTGCTCAGCCAGTTCTTCGGCCAGTGCCCCCAAACGCGTCTGCAACTTCAGTTCGAGGCCGTGACCGGCCCCTGGGAGCGTCTGCTGGAAGACGAGGCCGATCTGATCGTGCACCGTGTGCCGAAAGGCGATGTGCGCATGGAGTGGATCGACCTGGGCAAGATTGCGATGGTGCCGGTGGTCGCGCCGGGTTTCTTGCCTTTTGCGCCAACGTCCGGCCTCACGCCGCAGCAGATGCAACGCTTCATGCAATGCGTGATCAACGATTCGGCGCGTCAGCCGTCACCGCAGGCGCACTACGTTGTGGAAGGCGCCCCGCAGTGCTTCGTGCCGGATCAGCTGATGAAGAAGGAGCTGATCGTGCACGGTATGGCGTGGGGGCATCTGCCGCGCTTCATGATCGAGGCGGAATTGCGCGAAGGGCGTCTGCTATCGATTGCAGGCAAGCACTTCCCCGGCATGATCCAGGACTTGGTCGTTGCCCGCCGGCGTGATCGGCCGTACGGGCCCGTTGCCAATCGGTTGTGGGATTTCCTGGCCCAGCAGGCGCCGGTGCTGAAGCCGGTGCTGGGCCGGATGCCGCGCCAAGCCGCGGCAGGCGCCGCGCGCAAGACGACGTAG
- the paaC gene encoding 1,2-phenylacetyl-CoA epoxidase subunit PaaC, whose product MTSNAHLQYILRLADNALILGQRNAEWTGRGPVLEEDIALSNLSLDLIGQARLLYTHAGQLEGALTGTLRTEDDYAYLRAESAFRNYTLLELPHAGPLVATSAAARDYAVTIVRHFLYAALMVPLWEALAASKDAELAAIAAKSVKEMRYHLAHTRDWLVRFGDGTEVSHARAQAALNWLMPYTNEFFAADAIEDAMADAGIGVRVADLQAAWQATVNDALAEATLALPESGPYVSTGKHGEHSEHMGYLLAEMQGLARQFPGASW is encoded by the coding sequence ATGACTTCCAACGCGCATCTGCAGTACATCCTGCGTCTGGCCGACAACGCACTCATTCTTGGTCAGCGCAACGCTGAGTGGACGGGGCGTGGCCCCGTGCTTGAAGAGGACATTGCACTGTCCAACCTGAGCCTCGATTTGATCGGTCAGGCGCGACTGCTCTATACACATGCCGGCCAGCTTGAAGGCGCTCTGACGGGCACGCTGCGCACCGAAGACGACTACGCCTACTTGCGTGCAGAGAGCGCGTTCCGCAACTACACACTGCTCGAACTGCCCCATGCGGGGCCACTGGTTGCCACATCTGCTGCGGCGCGCGACTACGCAGTCACCATCGTCCGCCACTTCCTATATGCCGCGTTGATGGTGCCGTTGTGGGAGGCACTGGCCGCATCTAAGGATGCAGAATTGGCCGCCATCGCCGCCAAGTCGGTCAAGGAGATGCGCTATCACCTCGCGCACACGCGTGACTGGCTGGTGCGCTTTGGCGATGGCACCGAGGTGTCGCATGCACGCGCCCAGGCGGCGCTCAACTGGTTGATGCCCTACACCAACGAGTTTTTTGCCGCTGATGCCATCGAGGATGCCATGGCCGATGCCGGCATTGGCGTGCGCGTTGCCGATCTGCAGGCTGCATGGCAGGCAACGGTGAACGACGCGCTGGCTGAGGCCACACTTGCCTTGCCCGAGTCCGGCCCCTACGTCAGCACCGGAAAACACGGCGAGCACTCCGAGCACATGGGCTATCTGCTGGCTGAAATGCAGGGGCTGGCGCGCCAGTTTCCGGGGGCATCGTGGTAG
- the paaB gene encoding 1,2-phenylacetyl-CoA epoxidase subunit PaaB: MSTTTHQHEWPLWEVFIRSKQGLEHKHCGSLHAVDAKQALQMARDVYTRRQEGVSIWVVPSAAITASEPDDKPMLFDPMADKIYRHPTFYRLPDEVNHM; this comes from the coding sequence ATGAGTACAACCACGCATCAACACGAATGGCCGCTGTGGGAAGTGTTTATCCGCAGCAAGCAGGGCCTGGAGCACAAGCACTGCGGCAGCCTGCATGCAGTCGATGCCAAGCAGGCGTTGCAGATGGCGCGCGACGTCTATACGCGCCGGCAGGAGGGCGTCTCGATCTGGGTCGTGCCATCGGCCGCCATCACCGCCAGCGAGCCCGATGACAAGCCCATGCTGTTCGACCCGATGGCCGACAAGATCTACCGGCACCCGACGTTCTATCGGCTGCCCGATGAAGTCAACCACATGTGA
- a CDS encoding TetR/AcrR family transcriptional regulator translates to MSRVKNEDEFELRRESVLDTAAEAFAADSYPSVSMNQLAAACGGSKSRLYHYYEGKEAILFDLLDRYTTRLADLVERAQSDALHAKLSARATLHLLIRTFLAEYATSRTRHVALLNDVKYLSPEQRDIVLARERNVVAAVGWQLGAAYPDKVDEANRTPITMMLFGMMNWTFTWLKPDGPLSYEGYAEMVIEMLENGLGGPNGKKD, encoded by the coding sequence ATGTCCCGCGTCAAGAACGAAGACGAATTCGAGCTGCGCCGCGAAAGCGTGCTCGACACCGCCGCTGAAGCCTTTGCGGCCGACAGCTACCCGAGCGTGTCGATGAACCAGCTCGCCGCCGCCTGCGGTGGCTCGAAGTCGCGCCTGTATCACTACTACGAAGGCAAGGAAGCGATCCTCTTCGATCTGCTCGACCGCTACACCACGCGGCTGGCCGATCTGGTCGAACGCGCGCAGAGCGATGCGCTGCACGCCAAGCTGTCGGCGCGGGCCACGTTGCATCTGCTGATCCGCACCTTCCTGGCCGAATATGCGACGTCGCGCACGCGGCACGTGGCGCTGCTCAATGACGTGAAATACCTGTCGCCAGAACAGCGGGACATCGTGCTCGCACGCGAGCGGAACGTGGTGGCGGCCGTGGGCTGGCAGCTCGGCGCAGCCTACCCGGACAAGGTGGACGAGGCTAACCGTACGCCCATCACGATGATGCTGTTCGGCATGATGAACTGGACGTTCACCTGGCTCAAACCCGATGGCCCGCTGTCGTATGAAGGCTATGCCGAGATGGTGATCGAAATGCTGGAGAACGGGCTCGGCGGCCCGAACGGCAAGAAAGACTGA
- a CDS encoding rhodanese-like domain-containing protein: MSVPSIDAVTLKAWLHDGAEIALFDVREAGEFGEGHLFLATPAPYSRLEIDAVRLAPRRNVRLVVTDADGGALSVLAARRLLDLGYDSVHVLAGGNAAWQAAGFALFKGINVPSKTFGELAELTYHTPHITAGELAAWQREHKRHVLLDGRTVAEYRRMTIPGAVACPNGELALRVHALVPDDDTPVVVNCAGRTRSIIGAQTLRNLGLPNPIYALENGTQGWQLHGLTLEHGADRRYPDTIDVPARRRAQEAVADLSQRFAVSTVTAAAVQAERQQGARTVFLLDVRTADAFARGSLPGAVHAPGGQLLQATDQYVGVRGAWLIVFDDDGIRAPVIASWLRQQGHDAAVLEGGLSEANAALLATRDTPWQPAPPVGIDAGTLRNAFAHGEVVLFDLRSSAAYRTAHIPGARWATRRQLHDVRGAQVVLVDDDAAVSALAAVDLLEQGAASVRRLEGGVAAWHAAGYPLEATPELPADAERIDYLFFVHDRHDGNLDAARGYLAWEIGLVAQLDAQERALFALGSPSAIVNETAEVVAP, translated from the coding sequence ATGTCTGTTCCTTCCATTGATGCCGTCACGTTGAAGGCGTGGCTCCACGACGGCGCTGAGATCGCCCTGTTCGACGTGCGCGAGGCTGGTGAATTTGGCGAAGGACATCTCTTCCTGGCAACGCCGGCACCGTACAGCCGGTTGGAGATCGACGCCGTGCGTCTGGCGCCCCGGCGCAACGTTCGGCTGGTGGTGACGGATGCCGATGGTGGTGCGCTCTCCGTGCTGGCTGCCCGGCGCTTGCTCGATCTTGGCTACGACAGCGTGCACGTGCTGGCAGGCGGCAATGCCGCTTGGCAGGCCGCCGGGTTTGCGCTGTTCAAGGGCATCAACGTGCCATCCAAGACATTTGGTGAACTGGCTGAGCTGACCTATCACACACCACACATCACGGCGGGTGAGCTGGCCGCCTGGCAGCGCGAGCACAAGCGCCACGTGCTGCTGGATGGGCGCACCGTCGCCGAGTACCGCCGCATGACCATTCCCGGTGCCGTTGCTTGCCCGAACGGCGAGCTGGCACTGCGCGTGCATGCGCTTGTGCCGGATGACGACACACCGGTTGTCGTCAACTGCGCGGGGCGCACACGCAGCATCATCGGTGCGCAGACGCTGCGTAATCTGGGATTGCCCAATCCGATCTACGCGCTGGAGAACGGTACGCAAGGCTGGCAGTTGCACGGCCTGACGTTGGAGCACGGCGCCGACCGCCGCTACCCAGACACGATCGACGTGCCGGCACGCCGGCGCGCGCAAGAGGCCGTGGCGGATCTGTCCCAACGCTTTGCCGTGTCGACAGTTACCGCGGCGGCGGTTCAAGCCGAGCGGCAGCAAGGGGCGCGTACGGTCTTCCTGCTTGACGTCCGCACGGCTGATGCCTTTGCACGCGGCAGCCTGCCCGGCGCCGTGCATGCGCCGGGCGGCCAGTTGCTGCAGGCGACGGACCAGTATGTCGGTGTGCGTGGCGCCTGGTTGATCGTCTTCGACGATGACGGTATCCGCGCCCCCGTGATCGCCAGTTGGTTGCGCCAGCAGGGGCATGATGCCGCAGTGCTGGAAGGCGGTTTGAGCGAAGCGAATGCCGCCTTGCTGGCAACACGCGACACGCCTTGGCAGCCGGCACCCCCTGTGGGGATCGACGCGGGCACGCTGCGCAACGCCTTTGCGCATGGGGAAGTCGTGTTGTTCGACCTGCGCAGCAGCGCGGCCTATCGCACGGCGCATATTCCCGGCGCACGCTGGGCCACACGGCGACAGTTGCACGACGTGCGCGGCGCACAGGTCGTGCTGGTGGACGATGACGCTGCAGTTAGCGCACTCGCGGCGGTGGATCTGCTGGAACAGGGTGCGGCTTCCGTACGGCGTCTCGAGGGTGGCGTTGCTGCATGGCATGCCGCCGGGTATCCGCTTGAGGCGACACCAGAACTGCCGGCAGACGCCGAGCGCATTGACTATCTCTTCTTCGTGCACGATCGCCATGACGGCAACCTGGACGCCGCGCGCGGCTATCTCGCCTGGGAGATCGGGCTGGTAGCGCAACTCGATGCGCAGGAGCGCGCGCTGTTTGCGCTCGGCAGCCCGAGTGCAATCGTCAACGAAACGGCAGAGGTGGTGGCCCCATGA
- a CDS encoding cysteine dioxygenase family protein, with the protein MSLAQQRDHAVRQTLIAIRAIAAQDGITYASLTRIADRLQELAAQEALFPFDAFPPPPADEADASSRYLLHEEADKTFALYLNSINPGKITPPHNHTTWAVIVALEGEELNRVYIRTDDGRDPERATLALSREVTVQPGTPITFLADDIHSIHVVGNKPTRHFHLYGRALETLTGRVGFDLATGRVLNYNRNYMSATKQAA; encoded by the coding sequence ATGAGCCTCGCCCAGCAACGGGACCACGCGGTCCGTCAAACCCTCATCGCCATTCGTGCCATTGCTGCGCAGGATGGCATCACCTACGCGTCACTCACCCGCATTGCTGATCGGCTGCAGGAATTGGCCGCGCAAGAGGCGCTGTTCCCCTTCGACGCCTTCCCGCCGCCACCGGCAGACGAAGCCGATGCGTCCAGCCGCTACCTGCTGCATGAAGAGGCCGACAAGACCTTTGCGCTGTACCTGAACTCGATCAACCCGGGCAAGATCACGCCGCCGCACAACCACACCACGTGGGCAGTGATCGTTGCACTGGAAGGCGAGGAATTGAACCGCGTGTACATCCGCACCGATGATGGCCGCGACCCTGAACGGGCCACGCTCGCCCTGTCGCGTGAGGTGACTGTGCAACCCGGCACGCCGATCACGTTTCTTGCGGACGACATCCACAGCATCCACGTGGTCGGCAACAAGCCCACGCGCCACTTCCACCTGTACGGCCGCGCGCTGGAAACGCTCACTGGCCGCGTCGGCTTTGATCTCGCCACGGGGCGCGTGCTCAACTACAACCGCAACTACATGAGTGCGACCAAGCAGGCCGCCTGA
- the paaA gene encoding 1,2-phenylacetyl-CoA epoxidase subunit PaaA has protein sequence MYTQSLDQPGGLPTEQELAAVPQGEAELQARFDARIGADHKIEPQDWMPAPYRKTLLRQISQHAHSEVVGMLPEGNWISRAPSLKRKAILLAKVQDEAGHGLYLYSAAETLGSTRDEMIDALHEGRAKYSSIFNYPTLSWADVGVIGWLVDGAAIMNQVPLCRCSYGPYARAMIRICKEESFHQRQGFESLLTMMGGTQPQRDMVQEAVNRWWFPVLMMFGPPDTASPNSAQTMAWGIKRISNDDLRQRFVDATVEQARVLGVTLPDPGLTWNEASGHYDFSPLDWSEFKRVLDGHGPCNRERLVTRKRAHEEGEWVREAALAYARKQAERAAATEQAA, from the coding sequence ATGTACACCCAAAGCCTGGACCAGCCTGGCGGCTTGCCCACCGAACAGGAGCTGGCCGCTGTGCCGCAAGGCGAAGCCGAATTGCAGGCGCGCTTTGACGCGCGCATCGGTGCTGACCACAAGATCGAACCGCAGGACTGGATGCCCGCGCCGTACCGCAAGACGCTATTGCGGCAGATTTCGCAGCACGCGCATTCAGAGGTGGTGGGCATGCTGCCCGAGGGCAACTGGATCAGCCGTGCGCCGTCGCTCAAGCGCAAGGCCATCCTCCTGGCCAAGGTGCAGGACGAGGCGGGTCATGGTCTCTATCTCTACTCCGCCGCCGAAACGCTCGGCAGTACGCGCGACGAGATGATCGACGCGCTGCACGAAGGGCGCGCCAAGTATTCCTCCATCTTCAACTACCCGACGCTGTCGTGGGCAGACGTGGGCGTGATCGGCTGGCTGGTGGACGGCGCGGCCATCATGAACCAGGTGCCGCTGTGCCGTTGCTCGTACGGTCCGTATGCACGCGCCATGATCCGCATCTGCAAGGAAGAGTCGTTCCACCAGCGCCAGGGCTTTGAGTCGCTACTGACCATGATGGGCGGCACGCAACCGCAGCGCGACATGGTGCAGGAGGCCGTCAACCGCTGGTGGTTTCCGGTGCTGATGATGTTTGGGCCGCCTGATACCGCATCGCCCAACAGCGCGCAGACTATGGCCTGGGGCATCAAACGTATCTCGAACGATGACTTGCGCCAGCGCTTTGTCGACGCGACCGTCGAGCAGGCGCGTGTGTTGGGCGTGACGTTGCCTGACCCAGGGCTCACGTGGAATGAGGCGAGTGGCCATTACGATTTCTCGCCGCTGGACTGGTCCGAATTCAAGCGTGTGCTTGACGGCCATGGCCCCTGCAACCGTGAGCGCCTTGTCACCCGCAAGCGCGCGCATGAAGAAGGCGAGTGGGTGCGCGAAGCCGCGCTTGCCTATGCACGCAAACAGGCCGAACGTGCGGCCGCCACCGAACAAGCCGCCTGA